In Spea bombifrons isolate aSpeBom1 chromosome 12, aSpeBom1.2.pri, whole genome shotgun sequence, the following proteins share a genomic window:
- the TMEM88B gene encoding transmembrane protein 88B yields the protein MSDQEIEDFDVDNMSDTSRMIPALPPYNMDDQLLPMEYRSRWGCWIWTLFVSGANFLAFLVNIIVLAIIFTIVLTPTIVVVYFGFKCHSRVLHSDASYCKTLLDDNSSSALIILGFVMMSPLIVLAMALYCGLARRLRLFMLFQPYTRALYKGVRWRWYDEGGLCSCAKEWNNHVKAWV from the exons ATGTCTGACCAAGAAATTGAGGACTTTGATGTGGACAATATGTCAGACACCTCTCGGATGATCCCAGCCCTACCACCCTATAACATGGATGACCAGCTCTTGCCTATGGAGTATAGAAGCAGATGGGGTTGCTGGATTTGGACTCTCTTTGTGTCTGGTGCAAACTTTTTGGCTTTTCTGGTTAACATAATTGTTCTTGCTATAATTTTCACAATTGTTCTCACCCCAACCATCGTGGTGGTCTATTTCGGGTTTAAGTGCCACTCCAGG GTGCTGCATTCTGATGCTTCATACTGCAAAACCCTCCTGGACGATAACAGCTCATCCGCATTGATTATCTTGGGCTTCGTCATGATGTCTCCTCTGATCGTTCTGGCCATGGCTTTGTACTGTGGCCTTGCCCGCCGCCTGCGGCTCTTCATGTTGTTCCAGCCCTACACTCGGGCTCTGTATAAAGGAGTTCGATGGAGGTGGTATGATGAAGGTGGGTTATGTAGTTGTGCCAAGGAGTGGAATAATCATGTCAAAGCTTGGGTATAA